Proteins from a genomic interval of Armatimonadota bacterium:
- the coaE gene encoding dephospho-CoA kinase (Dephospho-CoA kinase (CoaE) performs the final step in coenzyme A biosynthesis.) yields the protein MIVVGLTGGIATGKTTVAQLLRERGAAVVDTDEIAREVTAPGSPALSEIAQAFGPQMLTAQGTLDRKRLGSLVFDDPQARRRLEEITHPRIILEMRRRLEALRRRRRPPALAVAVIPLLYEAGAESEVDVVVAVTAPAEQQVRRVMARDGLTREQAQARVAAQMPVEEKARRAGFVVDASGSLEETARQVAKLWGRLVSAAGE from the coding sequence ATGATCGTCGTCGGGCTCACCGGCGGCATCGCCACCGGCAAGACCACGGTGGCGCAGTTGCTGCGGGAGCGGGGCGCGGCGGTCGTTGACACCGACGAGATCGCGCGCGAGGTGACGGCGCCGGGGAGCCCGGCGCTGAGCGAGATAGCGCAGGCCTTCGGGCCGCAGATGCTGACTGCGCAAGGGACCCTGGACCGGAAACGTCTGGGGTCTCTCGTTTTTGACGACCCGCAGGCGCGGCGGCGGCTGGAGGAAATCACGCACCCGCGCATAATACTGGAGATGCGCCGCCGCCTGGAGGCCCTGCGCCGCCGTAGGCGACCGCCGGCGCTAGCGGTCGCGGTGATACCGCTGCTCTACGAAGCGGGGGCGGAAAGCGAGGTGGACGTGGTGGTGGCGGTCACCGCGCCTGCCGAGCAGCAGGTGCGGCGCGTGATGGCGCGCGACGGGCTCACGCGCGAGCAGGCGCAAGCCCGGGTAGCGGCGCAGATGCCGGTGGAGGAGAAAGCCCGCCGGGCGGGTTTTGTCGTTGATGCCAGCGGCAGCCTAGAGGAAACCGCGAGGCAGGTGGCGAAGCTGTGGGGACGGCTGGTGAGCGCGGCAGGCGAGTGA